Genomic window (Notolabrus celidotus isolate fNotCel1 chromosome 15, fNotCel1.pri, whole genome shotgun sequence):
CAAAAGCACTTAGACCACGGACAGAGTGAGTCTGAGGAATGAGGTACAGGATGTCTCCATGAGAGAGAAGGTTACCGTAAATTAGACAGCAGCTCATGTAGTAAGGTGttataaagaaagatatacCAATGCTTCAGTCATCTGTGATGTAAGGAACACAAACCTACTGCTTCATACAGGACACAGTGATGGGTGTGAAATCCTAAACCACATTTGTTTTCAGACATTTGAGGGAGATCTCTGCAGATATTTTGAGTCTCTGCTGCGACTGATGTGAGAGATCTACAAACTTTACAAACCCTTTATATCACGGTACTTTCTGGAGGAGTTGTAATGGATCTATGACGAGCTACTTTGACCTTTCTGAATGAATGGAGCAGCAGGTGATCTCACAAGTGAATGCATCAAGAACTACTTCTCAGTTATTGTGAAAACGTCCACCCAGGATCAGATAACCTCTTACCTTTAGTCAGTAACTGGTCATCCAGTCCCTCTCTGGGCAAAGCCACAGTCTGATGTTTGGACAGGGTCACTCTCATGACTTTACCGAACACCTTCTGGCCGTTCAGATGACTCATCGCTGCAGGGGAGGGAAGAGAAATACAGGAAATGAGTCATTTAAAAGATCTCTGAATGTCCTGATTTCATCACATGGATCATAAGACAACCTTTAGATCTTAATCAGATTATACAAACATAAATTAtgtataatataaatattatgaTCAGTACAGCTGATTTACATATATGTGCAGTACATGTACATCACATGTAACGTACCTAGCTGAGCCTGGTTGCCATCAGACAGCTGAATCAGAGCACTGTCCTTTTTGTTGTACAGGATCTTCACCCTCTGGACATCACCATAGACTCCTGAAGGCAGGAAGAGAATgagaaagagagcaggagaggcagaccaagagagagcaggagagagagagagcagggtgaagtcgaagaagaagaggaggaggagggtatttcagacagagcaggagagatggAGCACACAAAGATAAAAGAAGGAGAGGTGTAAAGGATGGAAGGAATAAAGTTAGTGCTAGAAAGGCCAATGAGAGGAGAAGATGGAATCTTTATATTTGACTCCCACTTTATAATAACCAAGAAGCCTTTATGTTGTGACTGtcaaccagagagagagagcagacacaCAATGTCCCTGTAAACATAGTACCATGATCCAAGTTGAAGATTGTGATGAAAGAGGAAAATCAGAAATTaacagagcaggaaaaaaaaaagacacattttacaaAATCCTTTAAGAGACACGGAGCAGCAAAGACTGATACGGGTACATGATGAAGAGAGAAGTTGACTATCACATTGAGTTATATCCGGAACATGTACTGTATAATATGTGGACTAtactctgtttctgaagcagagttttgaagcctattgtctgtggtcgccatattgaaatgctgattCAACCAAACTTGCAGAGACGTGAAGTTGAGGTGGGCTCTTTAGCTTCTtccctaacagctacagtgttcccgcctgtcagtcaagtcagctgtgcctctaatcatgcaaaactagtaatcttaacAACTTCTAaactaagctttaaaaaaatcatcaattcagtgtgtgctgagagagaaatgagctgaaCACTgtgtttgtaccaggctgtaagcatgtttatttctgctgtaaagatcagcttctttgaatgggtgtgtatgtggtttctggtgtttctgcagccagcctctagtggacacttgatgaactgcagcttttagcacttcagcattagcttcatttttaaGACTGGAGGATGCTTTTAAGTGAAAACACACTATTTTACTACAAAATAATCAAGAGACAGTCCCTTCACAGAACAGAATCCTGTGTGTGAATACTATTTTGTGTaattaacttttgtttttgtctttataaatacagctgTGTTAagacaaataaaggagaaatTGAAGGTTTACTTAGAGCCATTTAAAGGCTTTAACAGCCCCATGACACAAAACTAAACTCCCTACTTTAGCTTCAAGGTGTGGGAACTCCAGGCAGTGTACACTTCTCTTTAACACCAACATTTTGCTTCAATTTGAACTAAACCTTCATCAGACTAGAGCTGGGCGagactgaaaatgatgttatcacgataaaatatttcatatcagtagatatcgataattataacgataaatatcaaatcattgtttcatttaaatttaaaggtagATTTTTGGTCCTcaatgaaagttgaagaaagcagacagtttgttagcttgtatctggatttagttttcttttctattcaatttcttcttctgtctaatgttgggtggcaactagggatgggaatttagaGTAATCCTTGTACTCGATTACTCAtgcaagtttaacgccacatatcttgcactgcacatcaacttcatcgttttttttgaagtacttttttttttaactgacatgttgcaggtgtcgcagacggttctgtctttgttgtatcCCGTTGAtaattttcctacctagtatattcagctaggcgaaaacaaaaagcacatggtcacacatgttaagctgtatgagttcaagttatggTGCAAAGtgcgcgagtaacaaaatgctactcgaataatggggtcaatggcGAGTACTCGGGTACTCGAGTATTCGTACCCACCCCTAGTGGCAACTAGCGTTGAAGGCTCATTAgcaccccctccctttccagtagTTGGGGGTTGTAATTACTGGTTTGAATATATCTAATTTTTatagaacatttgttatatttatattgagaaaaaacatATCATCAATAAtcatcgttattgaattatcgcccagccctacacctgaaaattattatttttttttttagttgtaataaaataattatacatTCACAATTTTCTGCATCTGCATTGTCACAAGAATAAGGAACCCATACCAACATGAAACAGGTCATATACATCCCTCATGCTGGCCATAGAAAGATTCCTTTAACAGAAGTAATAGCAGTCAAAACCCAAAGTGCTTCTTCTGTCCAAAACCCTCAGGAGGCTTCAGCTGATAAGTTTGACTAATGAAGGAGAAGTCTTCCAAACTTATTATTTTTGGGCTTCaaattatgttgttgttttaataagTGCTTCATTATTAAGTCacagtaaaaagttaatttgatACTCAGCTGACTTTAACTTTGGACCGTACACTTTTATCGTCTAACTGGCAGTGATAAACCGTCAGATCATAGACTCTCAGGTTCTTCTAGAGTACACAGTTATATGTACTGTATGGAAACACTCTTATCCAGACCATGATCACAAGCTAGTGGCCAAACTAAGAGGAACCCAAAGAAAGAAGGTCCAATATCCTGTGGTTCATCTTGTTTTCACTTACGTAATACAGAGTTTAGACACAGTCATGACTTCTGTTCTCATCAGTTCAGAGATAAGCTGACCAAACGAACAACCTTTCAGAatcactttcctttctttcagtGCAGGAAACAGTAGATTTGACTCTGAGGGGAGTGGGGGGGATGGGGTggtggagagacagaaagatacAGAGGAGAGGCGTTTCCTCGGCATCACTTACAAGAGTGAACAAAATTGGATTAACAGAGAGAGATTTACAGATAGAATAGTAGAGGTTGAACATACCGAAGAGGGTAAAGAGACTTTGAGGCGTGACCATCTTTAGAGAGAGAGACCGCAGAGCAgaggacaggaagaggaggagcagaggagtaggaagaggagagacgcaGGTAGAGATCAGACCGCCCAGCATTGGACGAGGGGGGAGATGGTGGTTTCCATGATGATGTGGGGTGGAGCAAACATTGAAGGGCATTGGGGGTGTGGAAGGGGGGTCAGAATTGCAAACCACAAGTCAGGTTAAAACcaggttaaaaatgaaaaagtaagtGAAAGAAATCCAGATAAGCATCAatgagagggggaggggtttcAGAGAGGTGTAGAGCATTAAAGAAGTATGGCCAATCAAGAGACAGAACCAAACATTAAGTGTTCAgggagagagcagggagggCAGGAGTTTGGAAAGggagaaaggaaaagaggaggacaAAAACCAAAGCAGAGGTCAGTAAACAGAGCATCAGTGGAACATCAAAGGTGTCTGAATGATTGCTATTTCcatcccaaacacacacacacacacacacacacacacacacacaccgacatacacgcacacacactcgccTACACACACAATGCTGGATGTATTTATCAGTGAGGGAAAGAAAGCGTTGAAAGAAGGTAAGAATAATTAATCTTAGGAATAaagcaaaaaggaaagaaaagaacgAGAAAGAAAGAGTGGCAGGAGATTCGGATTAGCTCGAGGGCAGAACCCTGAAGGAGGTGGCCCGTAAGATTTCACAGGAGCTGAAAACGGGTCTATGACGGGCGTGGGCATGCAAAAAGGAcgtgtaaaaacaatgaaacttAACTTTAGTGCTAAAATCAGAAACCTTCAGTTAGAATAACTAGCACAGAATTGAAACACATGAGAGTTTGACATATTTCTTCTGATGCAGCAGGACGTCCAACACTGCTCGTACCACGTGTGTCTTTatatatcagtccctccaggatttcatgttgttttttgtgattgttgcggcccaaaaagcctgattttgcaacagctttttgaaaaaattgtgggtgaaagttgcaatttttttaatgcttttttccccccaataacatctcaggggcaagtaaatacgctaaattataatacagttgtttttagaaaacattcttgatgtggccactgtgactctattttgattctcttgattcacagcaaaatgccatgaaagggctgtattgcacatttacgacggtccttgaatgcacctgcagtgacaggcgcactggacagacagtcagatcacggcactctgaaatgcatctgcatctttcaacaaggagttgatcaacacttactgaatgtgtctgatgtttcaccaaacgggaataaatcaagctgtagacgcagagcttcttaaacagacgtcccccggttgtgtctttgtcactaacgcacaccggggggtaaaaatcctcaatgaagatgagacagatgcatggaggtgaggagagctggttcataaagcacacctgctgcaggtaggtgatcaagctaacactgagcccctcagataataactctagtatctataaataacaacgttgtcatggtcactcgtcctgcctgctgtcccctctcttcacccgttcaccgtgcgtgttttgaaaagtgccgatcaagtgaggacttacgttgaCCTAGATGACCTagaggggctgagattaaggtaattggtcaaatttgagggaaagttgtggtgattgtgtaaaattgcaaggccgcgcaaaaatcgcgctgattggttgaatttacgttgatagttgcgatcaagaaattgcaacttcctggagggactgatatatTAATAACCCAGTCCAATCGCTGAACTCAGGCTTAGTTTGACATATGTTTTACAAAGAGGAAGAATCATATCttacattattatcattatatcatCATTATCTTAGATTTGAAAATGCGTGGTCTATTTACCAAATGAAAGAGTGAATTTTAGTgtgatgtttttcatgtttcagctTCACTCTTTGCACGCTTTGGAAAAGCATGAATTTTGGATCCTAAAAGTTTACATTGGGCCCTCCATTCAAAAACAACTTCAGCAAACTAGAACAGTACAGggaaatgtttgtctttgtttaagGTCTTTTGCAACGCCACcgagggatgggtaccgaatttgGTACTTTTATAGTTACCGACCGAATTTTGTTGGGACTACTGAGTACCAATTCGcataaaatcaaacggtaccatgttttggtacctaaacgcatccttGTAACTccgagggagtggaagagtggGCGATTTTCCATaatttcgccctgtaataaagaaagagactgattgggtggacgtctctgctccctgctctctgagcgcgccaaacggagcctgcagctgacgggcgcgcacACTCACCACGAGGCAGAGCTGtaggaggattaagttgagacaGACTCTCTCGCtctgactacctgccctgtttataaccgttcctgtgtgggtgaatgcccaacaagtaagttgtgtgtcctgttataataaagagacggagaactgactatTCCCCGTCCGCAGGCGTTCActtgtgttcattgataaactcccgaaagagcaattaaacaccacgagcacgtgtcagctaatatatctaatcacctatataatcctgtttctgttcatttcatgttaaattaaataaatatgttaaattaaactttttttagattttattatcaaacaaattaacatttattaccacataaacacacataaaagtaccgaaaattggtaccgttgggTACcagtaccgattcccaggtaccgggtatcggtaccgtatcggttcaaatgtgaaaggtgcCCATCCCTAGCGCCACCAGGGGGCGGGGTCAGGGTACCACATGATCATGACAGGACGACTCTCCTGATGTTAGTCTATAAAATAAGATTTCCTGGATTTAAAGCTTAAAATATGTGCGACAGCCTCATCACACTGAGCTGCTACCTACCAACAGTAGACACTAGAGTGTGTGTAGTGAACTCTGCAGTGTGTAGAGGATGATCAGTCAACATGGAGAACACAGTGTTTCTACTAAGCAGCCAAGATAAAGCTGTTTTATAAGACTGAAGTGTGAAAACCACCGCTccagcagaaaaacagacacacagagagagaaggagtctAATAGAGGTGGAACTGATCAACAGATACTGGAGATATAGAAATCCAGATGACAGAGTACAGAAGGCACACATTTACAATCAGAAGTAACAGAACGGTGAGATTAAAGTATAGATGTTCAGTTAAGAGAAAGACCACACGGCTTCAACACAACAGAACCTGAATGATCTCTGAGAGACGTGATGTGCTCAAAGGAAGGTCACATGTACAACAACCTGGGATACTTCAtataaagagttcagttcaggaGAATCTAAGcatgaaacagacacaaacacatgcacacacacactcacattcatgCTACAGAAAGGAGAACTCGCAAGTTTGATGACTAAACAAGTCTGCGTTCTTAAGGACGATTACAAAGAGCTGCTCCGGGTTTCGTCTGTTACAGTAATTAACCTCTGAATGAGTCcttcaaacaaaatgaaaatgacgACAAGGTGATTCTTCTGCTTTCTGTGTCCCATCAGGACGTTTGTTAAAGCTCTAAGGAGAAGTTGTACGCAGCCAAATACTTGTCCTGAGTGGATTTTCTGAAACATAAAGATTCCCCCGCCGTTTACGTTACATAAAAGAacgaataaataaatgtatgagtGGAGGAATAACTGCAGCACAAATATTTCAGAGCTCTAAAATTTGGACACATTATTGCGAGGTCATGTTTGACACATTAAACCTCACAGTCCAGTGGGAAGCTGCACTGAATATAAGCAGCACAATACAATCACTCACCGatacaaaaattcactctacTGTCAACTCAAGAGTCTTTGAAGCAGGAGTTGTAAAGAAAAATGACACAGAATCATTCACAGCTAAGGTTAGAGTTTGCGTACCTCCTCATTCAGGTTGGATGCCAACAGGACGCCTGAGACTCCAGAGCCAGACAGAGCAACACGGCCTGCAgccgccgccgctgctgctgcggcACTCAGTGGACTGATGGCTCCTCCTAGAGAAACACAACACCGGGGGTTAAACAAGTCAGAGTCACACATGTAGGATTATTAAAACTGTAGAATGTTAAGATAACATAAAATGACATTTATCACTAAAGGCTCTTAGACATAAAAGCGTGCAcgctgcactgcaaaaactcaaaatcttactaAGTGAaactgtctcatttttagtctaaatgtcttcttccacttgatttaagataaatttacttaacaagtaacatttgagcaagatagagggacttgttttaagacatcttaaatatcttgttcagtcaaacaatcttgaaatgatcttgttttgagttttaatttagaagaaacaaggtttatttaacatttcagacatttttcaagctgagatcttatttgtagaagacggataatcttgatttaagacaaaccctttacttgatttaaggaaatgacttttattggagaatctatcagaaaacagatccattgataaaagaaagaaagaaagaaagaaagaaagaaagaaagaaaggagaaagaaagaaagaaagaaagaaagaaagaaagaaagaaagaaagaaagaaagaaagaaagaaagaaagaaagaaagaaagaaagaaagaaagaaagaaagaaagaaagaaagaaagaaagaaagaaagagaagttgttgtttttaagggtgggtttcagttttcagactctgtttcttctaaatcagataaaaatattcctcctcaaactccatgcacacaatgaaacacctcctttagagcagagctggcttatcctaaaaaacaacatgactgaatattagtatatccagctcactatgagaagacattatatctcaacatgagacaattcaactttgtaattttatttcaagtacaagatggtcttaaacctagagaagtgctgctataatacaactcagattaaggtgaatatatctcaaatgaagaagttgacatgaaatgtattagtgcagaaatatttttttggagtgaaaaaatactaatttttatcattcctgtcttattctgagacactaagctttaaaatactgggaaaatattgttaaaataagttttccctgctaattttaagatcacagttttctaaatattacgtcttattttaagaaatcttaccaagaaaattgtcacttgttctattggtaGATTTTTTGGgaaataatttttattttcttgtttttggaggggcttTTTTTGAGCAGTCACAGGACAATCTGGACTGTGTTTGCTCCTTTTGATCAATTTTAAGGAATCTTGCATGACAAACAAGTTCACATGAAGTTATCATCGGCTGTAAGTTTAGCTGCTGTCTCATCCAGCCAAGAGGCAAATAAGAGAAAGCCTGTAGTCCATGAACAAACAAGACATGACAACATtcaaaacacaagaagaaaaatagaaagGATTGGTACCTCCACcctgggagagggagagagaagatgaGTAGCCTCCTCCACTAGAGTAGGAAGCAAGAGCTCCAGATGGGGTACCTACAAGACAACGGCAACTCAATTCACACCACAGAACACTCACAAAGCAGACTGGTGCAACATTATCAGTGATGCTGACTGTCATGATGATAACCTGCcatggtgaagagggagctgagcctaCAAACACCACATGAActagcactttgttacctgaaGTTATTGACAAGCAAGCACTTTTCCACAGAATTATCTTTGCTGTCTGAGGACAGTATGATGAAGAAAGAGGTGTGTTTACCTAATAGGGAGTGATCCTTGTTGGCTGACTCTCCGTCTCCAGTAGGAAGGTCAGGTCTGGTGTAATCTCGACTCTTGTCATTGTTATACTTGACGTTGAGGTTGACCAGTTTACTGAAGTCTATCCGCAGCGTACAGCATGAATTATAGATGTTCTGTCCATCCAGAGACTGGAGGGGAAAATCACAACAGGGTTTTATTAAGGCTTCATTTATGGCTTGAACTTTGTCACATCTATTAAAAGATCTATTGTAATCCTGACAAAAATGTTTAAGTCTCTTTCTGTTCTATAAAAGTGTTGTTGATTTTCTATTGGGGGAgccaaaagaaaatcaaaaacactttttatagaACAGTAATATAGGTCAATGTAGGTCTCTAATGCCACCTTGTCAATCAAGAAAATAAGTCAAGGGTTTGCTGTAATATCTACAGACAACAGTAGCTAACCAGGTATCTCTCAGTCTAATCCAGAGACCCATCATCAGAGCCTCAGAGAAGCTGTGATGGCTACATGCTTACAAACTCATATCAGACGTGTGATCCTACCAGCTTAGCTTGCTGTGCATTGACAGGGTCGCTGAATTGCAGGAGAGCCTGAAACTGGTTGTTCTTGGTGAAGGTTATGATCTTCATGACCGTCCCGAATTTACTGAAGATCTGGAAGAAGGACAAAGAAAATCAGGAACATGACCAAGCTTCATCTGAGTAATATCAACCTGAGAATTCTGTATGTGCATTGGATCTATGCAGAATATAGTCTGTGTGGAGCTTAAACAAAGATCTGGGATATATCAGACATAACAAAATCCCAGAACCAGCCAATCAGTGAATCAGTGTAAGCTCAAATCGAAAGATGAGTGCAGCTCAAATTCCAGACATACATGTGTTTTCTCAGCTCAAACCCCATTCTAGTTTCAAGTTGCTCATCAGACTGTAAAAGACTCAAAGGGAAGCAGAAGTGTTGGCCTTAAATACAACAGATTCCCATAAAAACTGTCTGCCAGTTGTGATTATCATCTAAAGTCTGAAGATctgttttctttagtttttagGGATGTTCTTCATGTTTAACAAAATAACTAAAAGCTAACTCTGGGGATGAACTGTTAAtctcaaatgtgtgtttgaggttTTACCTGTTGTAGCACATCTAGTGTCACTGGATAAAACATATTGTCAATGATAATTCGCAGGACCGGGCTGGGGGGCGGAGCAAGGTCCAGAACTCCCGGGTCAGAGGATGGAGAGCTTCCATCCTGCACTGCTGACACTGCCTGCAGCACCGCCTGGGCTCTCTAGGTGGACAGAAGACAGCATGGATACCTCATGAGGAAGGGTATTAAAGTTTGGACATGAACATTGATTAGGTTGGATTGTTGAGCCTGTTGCATACCTGGTTGAGAGCAGAGTCTGTTTTTAGTTCCTTATGGTTGGAGTACTGGATGAAGACAGGAGCGTTTCTGACCTAAAGAAAGATCCGTTCAGTTATGAGCACTTCAATCTAAAAGACGAAGGTGAGTCAGTGTTACATGAATGAATGGATACTGGTGGTTTCAGACCTGTGGTGTGACAGCTGTGTAGTAGTTCACCATGGTGATCGCTGCTTCCTCTGTGCCCAACTCCAGGAACGCCTTAAAATAGAAGAGTTCATGTGTTTTAGAAGAATGACAACCTGCAGAACGAGTCACTGTCTACAAGGGTTCCCtatgtttttcaaattaagGCTCTTAAAAATGTCTATGTTTAGTTCTTAACCCCGAGTATAGATACAGAACATAGTTTAGGTTTACCTGATTTTTCCCCTTTAACATCAGTATGTTGGTAACCTTTCCAAAAGGCAGCCCGAGAGCGATGACTTCAGTCTCTGACACTTCATTGGGAAGTTTCCTGATGTGAAGAACTCTGGAGGGAGCGGATTCCTCCAGACGCTGTTTCTTACTGTCACTGCCGTTTGCtaaacatggacacacacaaatattaagATCATCACAATtcaacttggaaaaaaaaaaagtataaagaTTTAGTTCAACACAAGAGTGACCGTACCGCTCAGTGAATTGGGGCTGCTTCCGAACATGTTGAGCTCATCTGAGCCTCTCTGGaagacaaaacagagagagagatttccTTCTTAATCaaattagataaaaaataataaagaagaatacatagaagtactaAGCACACTGTAAAATCTTTATTTGGTTCCCTGACCAGTAATGCAATTAGATAAACTGATATCCTGTGAAGCTCACTACTCTGGTAGCAGACTAAGAATATACAAATAGCTTTTACTGTAGAACTGCAATCATGAAGAACTACATGCTTTGACTTGTAGACACAACCAGGAGGACATAGTAAACATAAGTGTACAGATAGAAACAGTAAAAGGTAAAACTGCTTACCTTCACACCAACTGCAACATCACTGCCAATGAagacaatacagaaaaatattaataaaaaatacaaaataatacagaaaaacaagtatttgcattttctaaataaataaaataatacagtttAAACTGTTAAAGGTGTGTTACTGATGGAGAGTGAATATTTTAGGCCTACTTTAATTACTTAACTTAGTGACTGTGTGTAGAAACGTACAGTATGagtcacaagtttggacacaccttctcattcaatgttttttatctagttgaattattttcaacattgtagattaatactgaagacatcaaaactatgaaacaatctggttttgccataatctggattacaacagtagtcaaataggtctatccattgtgtactaaccctacctctgaacaacacaactgatggtctcaaacacattaagaaggcaagtcattctacaaatgaactcttgacaaggctcatgttcattagaaaccattccaggagaccacttcatgaagcagactgagagaataccaagagtgtgcaaagctgtcatgaaggaaaaagggggctactttacagaatctaaaatataaaacatattctactttgtttaacactttttttgttaattaaataattccatatatgttctttcatagttcagatgccttcagtattaatctacagtgtttaaaataatcaacataaaaacaaacattggatgagaaggtgtgtccaaacttttgactggtagtgtagatctGAAACTATTCATGACTCCAATGTGTCTGTTAATGATGGCTTTTTAACGGCCTAAAAAGCCATCAttaacagacacagacagtaataatgtttatttatttattttgataatgTATCCACATTGTTTCGTCCGAAGATGGCTTCACACAATAACACCGTTATGGAGGCTAACCTGCCTTTATCTTAATGAAATTGCAAATTTCTCCTTACAGTGCGATTTCAGATCCATTGTAtctgtttaaagctgcagtgaggaacttttagcttgtatcgattctggcgcccccttgtggacaaagtgatacctcttatctcttgtcctgtacatgcaaaataagtgtcttcagacaatgacctcaccctgttgtcttttaacatttacacttatcttacaatgtgattatttgcaatgaaaacagccaaaaaagggtgtttctaaagcgagatgtcaatcatctgttctgacacctaccccctcagagcagtttcagacattaaaaatgacaacagagaaggtatcagtgttgttgtgga
Coding sequences:
- the LOC117827286 gene encoding polypyrimidine tract-binding protein 2-like; this translates as MDGDVAVGVKRGSDELNMFGSSPNSLSANGSDSKKQRLEESAPSRVLHIRKLPNEVSETEVIALGLPFGKVTNILMLKGKNQAFLELGTEEAAITMVNYYTAVTPQVRNAPVFIQYSNHKELKTDSALNQRAQAVLQAVSAVQDGSSPSSDPGVLDLAPPPSPVLRIIIDNMFYPVTLDVLQQIFSKFGTVMKIITFTKNNQFQALLQFSDPVNAQQAKLSLDGQNIYNSCCTLRIDFSKLVNLNVKYNNDKSRDYTRPDLPTGDGESANKDHSLLGTPSGALASYSSGGGYSSSLSLSQGGGGAISPLSAAAAAAAAAGRVALSGSGVSGVLLASNLNEEMVTPQSLFTLFGVYGDVQRVKILYNKKDSALIQLSDGNQAQLAMSHLNGQKVFGKVMRVTLSKHQTVALPREGLDDQLLTKDFSGSPLHRFKKPGSKNFQNIFPPSATLHLSNVRDGVGEEDLRLLFSNGGGTVKAFKFFQDRKMSLIQMSSVEEAIQALMELHNYDMGGNHHLKVSFSKSTI